Proteins from a genomic interval of Salinarchaeum sp. Harcht-Bsk1:
- a CDS encoding biotin/lipoate A/B protein ligase family protein yields MTTELGPLADREWRLIPEESRTGPMQMALEEVAAETAVAGGPRTVRAFRWEPSTLSLGYRQEPHTVDWDYCEAEGIDVTRRQTGGGGIYHDHDADISYSVIAPADELPGDLMETYAMLCSPVLHAFDRMGVDAAFADAEQPAIHEPTCYLRAINPAHDIVATPSNDPDGASTEATPKKLSGNAQYRQREAVIQHGSLSYALATDHHLGVFADPGIDEERFRERVTSLREQAGVSRADAVDHLEAALTEWADAEVGQWTDAELDRARELAETKYASESWLRERVVAED; encoded by the coding sequence ATGACGACGGAGCTCGGCCCGCTCGCCGACCGAGAGTGGCGGCTGATTCCCGAAGAATCTCGCACGGGGCCGATGCAGATGGCCCTCGAGGAAGTCGCCGCCGAGACGGCCGTGGCGGGCGGCCCGCGGACGGTCCGCGCGTTTCGCTGGGAGCCCAGTACCCTCTCGCTTGGCTACCGGCAGGAGCCCCACACCGTCGACTGGGACTACTGCGAGGCCGAGGGAATCGACGTCACCCGGCGCCAGACCGGCGGCGGCGGAATCTATCACGATCACGACGCAGATATCTCCTACAGCGTGATCGCACCGGCCGACGAACTCCCCGGTGACCTCATGGAGACCTACGCGATGCTCTGCTCTCCGGTCCTCCACGCCTTCGATCGGATGGGCGTGGACGCGGCATTCGCCGACGCCGAACAGCCGGCGATTCACGAGCCAACCTGCTACCTCCGGGCTATCAATCCGGCACACGACATCGTGGCGACGCCATCGAACGATCCAGACGGCGCGTCCACCGAAGCCACGCCGAAGAAACTCAGCGGAAACGCCCAGTACCGGCAACGCGAGGCCGTGATCCAGCACGGCTCCCTGTCCTACGCACTGGCAACGGATCATCACCTCGGCGTCTTCGCCGATCCGGGCATCGACGAGGAGCGATTCCGCGAACGAGTGACGTCGCTCCGTGAGCAAGCCGGCGTTTCGCGTGCCGACGCGGTCGACCACCTCGAAGCGGCCCTGACCGAGTGGGCCGACGCCGAGGTCGGCCAGTGGACCGACGCCGAACTCGATCGCGCCCGAGAACTCGCGGAGACGAAATACGCGAGCGAGTCCTGGCTCCGAGAGCGGGTCGTCGCGGAGGACTGA
- a CDS encoding deoxyribonuclease IV: protein MKIGAHVSIAGGVDNAVDRQLDVGGNCGQIFTTSPQVWQEPSIDEEEAASFREQTAEKLEGPWLIHSSYLVNLATPKDDLREKSIASMQAELDAAERLGVQYVNVHLGAHTGAGVEGGLDNAAETLDALDVPDGVQILVESDAGSGTKLGGEFEHLAGVLDRSEQDLGVCLDTAHSFSAGYDLSTEDGVEEAVAEFDDVVGLEHLKALHLNDSKHGRGTNKDEHAHVGEGEIGVEGMTAVLSHPELRDLPFVLETPTENGKSFEWNVDRARELQQDA, encoded by the coding sequence ATGAAGATCGGAGCACACGTCTCGATCGCCGGCGGCGTTGACAACGCCGTCGATCGACAACTCGACGTCGGGGGGAACTGCGGCCAGATCTTTACGACCTCGCCGCAGGTCTGGCAGGAACCGAGCATCGACGAGGAAGAAGCCGCGTCGTTCCGGGAGCAGACCGCCGAGAAACTCGAGGGCCCCTGGCTGATCCACTCGTCGTACCTCGTCAACCTCGCGACGCCGAAGGACGACCTCCGCGAAAAGTCGATCGCCAGCATGCAGGCCGAACTCGACGCGGCCGAACGACTCGGGGTCCAATACGTCAACGTCCACCTCGGAGCCCACACCGGCGCGGGCGTCGAGGGCGGCCTCGACAACGCAGCCGAGACGCTCGACGCTCTGGACGTCCCCGACGGGGTCCAGATCCTCGTGGAGTCCGACGCGGGCTCCGGCACGAAGCTCGGCGGCGAGTTCGAACACCTCGCTGGCGTCCTCGATCGGAGCGAGCAGGACCTCGGCGTCTGTCTGGACACCGCTCACAGTTTCTCGGCGGGCTACGATCTCTCGACCGAGGACGGTGTCGAGGAGGCAGTGGCGGAGTTCGACGACGTCGTCGGCCTGGAGCACTTGAAAGCGCTCCACCTCAACGACTCCAAGCACGGGCGCGGTACCAACAAGGACGAGCACGCCCACGTCGGCGAAGGCGAGATCGGCGTCGAGGGGATGACCGCGGTCCTCTCCCACCCAGAGCTACGCGACCTCCCGTTCGTCCTCGAGACGCCGACGGAGAACGGCAAGAGCTTCGAGTGGAACGTCGACCGGGCCCGGGAACTCCAGCAGGACGCCTGA